TAGGGCCGAATCTAACTACCTAACACTTCTCTCGCCTCTTTCTCACCTGCCGATCCTTTCACCCATTGCCAAGGGGCACGAGGTTTATGTGCCCTTGCTAGTTCAGGATATTTTTTCTGATCGCGAACAGCTTCACGCAGCTTTTCACGGGCATCACGAGGATTGATTTTCAGTTCAGCGCACAGGTCTTTGAGGGTAACGATATCAGTCATTTTCAATCTCCATTACGGTTGATGAAAATTGATAAGACGAGCTGCCCTGCCGTGTCAGGAAAAATCCCAGAAAACTTCCACTAAGACTGAGATCTCTAGCATCAGCGCAAAATCTTGCTCAAGAAATCAAGGCTTTTCCCTGACAGCAAACTCCATCGGTCTTACGATGCATACACGTAATGGCAATGGAGAAAACAATGACGATCAGAGCGACATGGCAATTCAATAACCAAAACAAAAAGATTCTCGGCAACTTTCATAGACTTTGGTGCCTGCTTTTTGGCCCATTATACTATCTCTTTAAAGGCATGTTCCTCTGGACAATTATTTCCGCTTTCACATTCAACGGGCTATTCATTGGCCTGCCACTCTTCAATCGTTCGATTGTTACTCGGCACTATCACAAAAAGGGCTGGGTCCAGACTGACCATAAATCGAGCACATAGCACCCAAGGTTTAAACTGTGCGCATCGTTCGCGATGCCACCTGCAAACATCGCTTTGTTGCCAGCAAGCTCTATCCAAAACAGCATCGGTCCAAGCCGTGGAGAACATCTTGGCGCATCAAGCATCAGGTCAAGCTCTCCTGTAACTAACCAGCACTCTATACGGACATACGCGCGCGCACCTGCGCTACGTTGAGCCAGCAGTGCCATGCACCGGTCACCATGAGGATTGACACCACCGACACCCCTTGGCTCGTTTAAATGTCAATCTGAGGCGATTTCACATCTATACCACCCCATACCAGAACCCATATGGAACCCACAAAAGCACCCTTAGTACCGAGGCGATACTGGACATGTTGATTTGGTTGGATAAACAGACCTGATCCAAGCCCCAACAGACTGATCATTAGTCAGCGTGTCGGTCCAACGCCTCCGATCAGGCAACCACAGGAGGGATATGGGGAGGGCGTTTTTTTGTTCGCGACCTCCTTGGACTCGGACTGGCAGGGTTACATACTGCCGAGATTTTGGCCCGTTAGCTTCTGATGAAGAGCGTCAAGAACGCCAAGGGCGTCATGTTTTCGCGTGGCGATATTGAGGTGTACAAGTACGCCATGAATATGCTTGGCGATGTTGACGTTCTTGGCGCACTTGCTTTTTGTTGAGATTATTCTTCCTCTGGCAAACTCAGATACCATTTGTTTTTGATCTTGGAGGATTTGATGAACAGCGAGCGACGGGCACGTTCCAGAGTCTTTTCAGAAATGTCACGTGCTGCGGCCTCCTTCTCAACTGTGGTCGTTGGCTGACGGCCGTTTTTCAGGAAGACGCGCAGGAACTCAATGGCCTCGTCTAGCGCAGACGCGCGCTTGCCTTCGGTCGGACTGATCAGGTCATCAATCGTGATGTCTGATGGCCCCAGCCAATTGAGACGGGCCATTTCGCCTTCCTCCTCAGAGTAAAGCTCATATGTCTGCGTCTGACCCCTCGGTGCGATATTGTGCTTGATATGCACGACCAGCTTTGTGCTGCTATCATTGGGATGCTCACAAACGAGAAACGCAGAACGCGCAGCACCGATCACGTCCATTGACCCACCACCTCGATAAATCGCCTTGTCATACTTTGCCTTGGTCAAGTGGCGAATGATCAGCACAGCAGCTTCACCAGCCTCAGCGATTTCCTTCAGGAAGGACAAAAGCTGACGGATGACGTTCGGCTTGTACATGTCCTGACCACTCGGCACATAAGCGAACAGCGGGTCGAGGATCAGCAAGTCAGGTGGCTGTCGGCGCACTTCACGCATCAGCGCAGCCAGCCCCTTTTCATCAAGAGACAGGAAATCGCCCTGCACACGAATGCGATCAGGATCGCCTCCCATCGCGTCAATGCGCGGGCGTATCGTATAGGCTGCATCGTCCTCGGCACTCAGATACAGCACACGGCCCTTCGATAGCTTTTGACCGTCAGGTAGCACGCCACCAATAGTAACCTGCGCAGCCAAATGCATAGCGAGGAAAGACTTCCCCACGCCGGGGTCGCCCTCCATGATGGTAATCATGCTGAAAGGAATGAATGGCTCCCAAAGCCACTCAATTTCTTTTGCTTCGATGGACCCAAGGTCGACGAACAGTTCCTTCTTTTTGTCGCTCATTTTGAGCCTCCAATCTTAGAAAGGATGCGTGAAAGCTCGACATGAAGTGCGCCAAGATCGTCAGGGTATCGGTCCTGAAAATATGCGCTGCGCCACACGACGCTAGCGATTTCATCCAGCGACGCGCCGACTTCATGAAGGGCTACCGTGATGTGGAAAATTTGCGCTGAACGATTTTTCTCGTAAGGACACTTATGTCTGATGAGTGCCCTTGCCTTCGGATCAAGATCAGCTTGATACTTCTTGAGGACGTCAGTTGGATCAAATGCCTCGTGGTCGAATTCCAGCGCCTCGGGCATGGCACCGTAGTTACGGCCCTTTATCGCGAAAGGCTTGGGACGCTCTGAGATGGGCGTCTCGTCGTAGTGAAGCAAACCAACAAAATGCTCATTTCGTCCTTCCTTGTGGTTGATAGATCCCGGAATGCGCAGCAGCTTGTTGACCGACCAACCGTTCTTGTCCCCATCGTGTCGATAGGTTAAAGCACGAGAATGCGCCTCGGCGTCTGCAGGTTTATGCTTACTGTCCCAAATCCAGATGGCTTGAGACCGTCCTAAAGACGTCTCCCATATGATCGAGGGGTGAGGCTCGAAGATTTTGGGGTTGGCATCGTCAACGTCGCACCATGCATAGCGCGTATCTCGCGCATATTCCTTCAGGCGCTTTGGCTCACTGAACATATTGGGGCAAAAATATTGATCCCAATCCCAACGGTTATATCGCGCCAAAAGGCCGTTGGACTTTGCAAGTCCGGTGATCAGCATCGGTTCTTCCACGAACCTACCCGTTTTGCGGTGCTTGAACGAAAATAATCCGTAAGATGGATAATCAGCCATGGTGAACCCATCCCAAAAGCGCCTGAGGAACTGCTCTTGAGCACGAATGACGGCCTTGTCGTCTTCAAGGTCCTCGAACAGGTTCTTGAGGTCATTGTGGTAAGTCGACTTTTTCAATGTCGCCTCCTTTGAGGTAGACACAGCTCGACCGTTCGCGCGCAAGGGCGCGCAAAGCGGTGACCGATTGAATGTTGGAGAAGGTAATGGGCGCTTAGGCCCAGCGATTAGAAGTCAGCATAAACGTGCCGTTTACGTTCCTCAGCACGTGCCTGAAGCCACTGATCGACTTCATCCTTCAGCCAAGCGACACGGGTGCCAGCAAGGCGCATACGACGAGGGAAACGACCATTCTGCTCCCAGCGCAATAAGCTGGAATTACTGACCTTGATACCGATCTTCCGAAGGTCGTCACGACCAAGGATCATCTGCTGTTGTTCAGACTGTTTCATATTGAATTCTCCATCAGGTTTGAGTGATGAAGAAGCGCGCTTCAACGCCTTCAAAGATGTCTCAGTCCGTTTCAGAAATCGAGCAATGTTCCTGAACCTTTCAACTGAAGATCCGCTGGTTTTTCCTAAAATCAGCCACTACATCTTTAATGACGCCATCAAGCTTTTCATTCTGCTCAGTAATTTCGAAAAACACTCTTCGCACATAGTCAGGAACACGCCCAAAAGAACACTTGTATTCGCGGTCCCAATTACCTCTGGATAACTTGATTTCAGGAAAATGCTCATGCAAATCACCAAGCGCGTTGAAAACAATATCGAAGCGAATTTCTGAGCTATGCGAAATATCTTGTTGGATTTCAATTTGCAGAGATTCCGTAAGATCTTCAGCTTTTGCCCTTAACTCAGCAAGATCTGCCAACAATTCGTCGGCGATCATACACTTGGGATCTGCACCATCTTCCCAATGATGGAAATAGGGCAGATTTTCCCTATCCCCAGCAACTTTCAACCGCTCTATCGGACGAATAACATTGGTGTTAAGCCATTCGATGCGCTGTGTGGCTGTAACGTTAAATGGAGAAAGCTGAAAGCTACTCGGCGTCATTTCGATTACACGACGCATCTTAAGTCCGCGTACACATACAACGTCCCAAAAGTCAGGAAAACGGTCATCGTTCAATACACCTAAGATGCTGCCTATTTCTTTTCGGCATTCTTCTCCAAAGCGTCCTTCGCCACCAACCTCTCCAATTCGTTCGCCCATTGTTGTAGCGCCTCGCATTTTTCATCCAGATAGGTGTAACGATTATAGGTTGCCGCAACGCCAGAAACCACTCCCGACTTATGGTTGGTCACTGCGTCGATGACATGAGGCTGGACGCCGAGCCTTGCCATCTCGGTTGACACCGTGCGCCTGAAATCATGGAAGCGCCAATCCTCAGTGCTATCAGGCAAAGACAGAGCAAGGCGCTCTTTCAAACGACCAAAGCCAGAAATGGGGGTCTTACCTGTGGTAGTTAAAACCAGATCGCTATTCAGAAACCGAGGGATGGATTTGAGAATATCGATTGCCTGCGTTGACAATGGTACTACATGCAACCGACCATTTTTCACGCGATTGGCTGGCAAGGTCCAAATGCCCTCATCAAGATCGACCTCTGACCAACGCATCCCAGCGACTTCACCCCTTCGCTGCCCAGTCAGCATCAGGACCTGCACGAATTGCTTGAAGGGATAACCCTCAGAAATAGCGGCATGCCAAAGCGTGTGCATTTCAGCATGTGACAGCACGCGGTCACGCGATTTTTCCCTCGTGGGAGGCCTCAGGTGAGCCACAGGCGATATTTCGATGACGCCACGATCAACACACCAGTTCATCAGCTTTTTGATCGCAGCCAGCGCTCGGTTCGCCCGTGTCGGTGTTCCTGATGCAACGATATCGTCAAGGATGCGCACAACATCGGTACGCTTGATTTCATCAAGTGGTTTCCTGGCGATTGGATCAAACTTGCTAAGGATGCTTTGTGTGCCCTTCCAGTCCTTGGTGTTTGGCTTAGCATAGAGCCTGATGAATTCAGGGATCTTGTCGCCTAGCGTTGGGCATGCCTGCTTCTCACTGGCTTCCTGTGGCTGCAAGACACCGAGTTCAGCATCCCTTGCCAGTTCCATCGCCTTACGACGCGCATCAGCTAAAGACACCATGGGGTAAGAGCCGATTTTCAGTCGCCGCCTCTTCCCATCTTGACGGATGAAGACACAAAATATCTTGGTGCCAGATGTTGAAACTCTTATGTGCAAACCCTGCACTTTGGCATCACGCACCTCATAGCGATTGACAATCGCAGGCTTCAACGCTTCTATCGATTTAGTTGTAAGTATCTGTTTCATGCACCCACAATAAGACACCCAACATCCGCGTGTCAGGGTATGATTTGAGGCAGGATGGAGGGAATGCTGTTAAGTTCGATGGACGACAAACAAAAATCAATAATTCAAGAAAACCTCGTTTCTCTGTATCTCCGTCTAAATGGCTTTTTTGTAAATAAATTTATCGTTCATTCTGCCAAACATGGGAATAACAAATCAGAAATTGATTGTTTAGCTGTACGGTTTCCTTACAACTCAGAACCTGAACGAGAAATCCAAACTGATCCGAGCATAAAATGCTCAAATGCCCATATCGATTTTTTAATTTGTGAAGTCAAAAGCGATAGGCAGAAAATTGCTTTTAACAAATCTCTCGTCAATGACGGAGTCTTGGAGACGATTTTACGTTGGTGCGGCCCATTACCTGAAGAAAAATTACAAAAAGCGTCCGAAGACTTCAAGCAAGCTATCGAAGGCTGGAAAAACGCCAAAAACTGCCACGAAGAACCACCCACTTACGTCCATGAAAACTATAGGTTTAGAGCTATCTTTTTTAAACCCGAGACAAAACGCAGCCGCGAAAACCAGCCATGGTTCATTAATGAAGAGTCGATTTTTTCATTCATTTCCAAGTGTGTTGACCCAGCCGAGCATCGCGACCAATGCACCACAGTCTATGACCTCCAAGCGTGGGCTGAGTTTGAGAAAATCATTCGATATTTCAAAGACGCCGATACAAGAACAGACCGAAACATGCAAAGTTTATACAAGCACTTGGAAAATACAGAAACTAACTAATTAGCTCTCTCACGGTAGCAACCAGCAAAAACAGCCTCAGAGGGTTCGAAGGCAAGGGTTGGAACCCATAGCGCTGATAAAGCGCCAATCGGCGTTCGATTGATTCTGGCATCCCATCATCAAGCACATCCAGCAGCACAACGCCAATACCGATCTCATCAGCAGCCTGCTCAACGCGCGTCAATGCATTGACCAGCAAATCGCCACCAAACCCATGTCCCGCGTATTTTTGGTCAACACCAATCATAGCAATGAAAGCCGCAGGAATATAACCGTGCGACGGCCTTGTTCGCGCAAATTTCTTGGGCAAATCCTGATAGTCGATAGAATGCGCATTGAGGGCATAGTAGCCGATGACTGCCCCCTCGTTATCCGTCATGACGTAAACACGCAAATTGCCAGCTTTGGCCAGTTTATTCGCCGTCTTCTTGAAGAAATTATCAACCTGCTCAACACCACAGGAAAAAGCCGTCCGATCATGTTTGTCTGGATCGAACGGCTCTATGATGTATTTCTGATCTTCTGGATTTATCACTTTGACACCACACGGTCTTTGTGGCGCGCAAAGGCAGCTTTGAGGTCTGGTGTTGCCTGTGGTGGATTATCCAAGGCTTCGAAGAAAGCTGCATGATCGACCGGCTCAAGCACAGTACGCTCATGTGCTTCAATCGTAGATAGGGCTGACTCATAGGCAGCACTCATCGTAAACACGCTGTCGTCAACCCCGCTAAGGGCTGCTGCGCGTTTGATCGTTTGCTTGATGTGCGGTTTGGTGCGAAAATTCATTCTCTCGCTGGCCCGCTCATCAATAGACTTTGTCGTATCGTTGAACGCACGCATAACCATTCTCCATGTACGCTTGCTATGTACGCAATGTACGTCACAGTAACGTACATTGCAATGCTTTGTAAGAAATTAATTTGTGCATGAGGTCGGACACGCGAAGTTACAGTCCGCTGGTCTGTACTTTTCGGGTCCCAACTGGGACTCAAAATCGCTGAGCTTGAATGCGAAGCTTTGCACCCTTCCGAGCAAGACTGAAACGCCTTTCCCAAATACCATCAATCATCTAGCGAAACACCCTGCTCCAGCGTGAAGCTACCTGCTCCATATCCCAGCCCTAATCATAATCCGCGTGTCGGGGGTTCAAGTCCCTCCTCCGCTACCAAAATTTCCCCTAAAATTCAATAATTTACAATAATTCACTTTCTTGAATTAGTTGTGGTTTTACACTTTTTTCGCAAAAGTTTTACACTTTTTGTTCGAGTTTCATTTCTCCAAGCTCTTTGCACAGCCTCAATGTAGCCGATCGCGCGGTTTTGCCAATTTTTTCACGCGGTTTTGCCACTTCTCAAAATCACAAATAAACCATTACATCTATTCGAAGGGCCTTCGTATACCAATCGAAGGCCTTTTGAACTTGTAGATCCCAGCCAATACGAGCGTGATGCTCTTTCTATCAGGCTATTAATATTTACTGTTTCGAACCGACACGCGGCGCTGCCGCGCGTAATGCACATTGCGCATCCTAGAAGAGTCTCTTATTGTGACGATTTGAGAAAATTAGTCGAACCGATCGCTTTCTTTAGATTGACACGGGCTCCTCGTCTAAGGGCAACGCTTATTTACTAACTCTCCTTCTTGTGATGATCGAATAGCGGTCCAATGTCTTCCAAAACGGCAACTTCCATTTTTTCAGTCGCTCGCTTTGCATCGACAGAGGAAACCCAACTTTCAGCGACACTAAAGCGATCAATCCTAGAAAAATCGAGCAAAACTCCGAGAAAAGATTTTTCGTCTGTGGGAAGATCATCAAAACCTAGAAGATCCCGACTGAAAGCTCGGAACTCTAGAGAACGAGCTAACCTAAACAAACCGTCAGCTCGTACGTGCTTCAGAATGTGGTCTGCAATCATCTCTGCAGGTATTTTTTGATAATCTGATCGAATGGCCTGAAAGACAGATTGTGCTACCGCGCTACCATTCGCGGCATATCTTTCGATCAGGGCGGTTGCAATCCGCACCGGTTCGAGGCCTCGACTCTCGTCTGCTTCTCCGTATCGAATGACATTCAGAACCGCTTTCCT
This genomic window from uncultured Cohaesibacter sp. contains:
- a CDS encoding AAA family ATPase, whose protein sequence is MSDKKKELFVDLGSIEAKEIEWLWEPFIPFSMITIMEGDPGVGKSFLAMHLAAQVTIGGVLPDGQKLSKGRVLYLSAEDDAAYTIRPRIDAMGGDPDRIRVQGDFLSLDEKGLAALMREVRRQPPDLLILDPLFAYVPSGQDMYKPNVIRQLLSFLKEIAEAGEAAVLIIRHLTKAKYDKAIYRGGGSMDVIGAARSAFLVCEHPNDSSTKLVVHIKHNIAPRGQTQTYELYSEEEGEMARLNWLGPSDITIDDLISPTEGKRASALDEAIEFLRVFLKNGRQPTTTVEKEAAARDISEKTLERARRSLFIKSSKIKNKWYLSLPEEE
- a CDS encoding DNA-primase RepB domain-containing protein, which translates into the protein MKKSTYHNDLKNLFEDLEDDKAVIRAQEQFLRRFWDGFTMADYPSYGLFSFKHRKTGRFVEEPMLITGLAKSNGLLARYNRWDWDQYFCPNMFSEPKRLKEYARDTRYAWCDVDDANPKIFEPHPSIIWETSLGRSQAIWIWDSKHKPADAEAHSRALTYRHDGDKNGWSVNKLLRIPGSINHKEGRNEHFVGLLHYDETPISERPKPFAIKGRNYGAMPEALEFDHEAFDPTDVLKKYQADLDPKARALIRHKCPYEKNRSAQIFHITVALHEVGASLDEIASVVWRSAYFQDRYPDDLGALHVELSRILSKIGGSK
- a CDS encoding AlpA family phage regulatory protein, whose protein sequence is MKQSEQQQMILGRDDLRKIGIKVSNSSLLRWEQNGRFPRRMRLAGTRVAWLKDEVDQWLQARAEERKRHVYADF
- a CDS encoding tyrosine-type recombinase/integrase is translated as MKQILTTKSIEALKPAIVNRYEVRDAKVQGLHIRVSTSGTKIFCVFIRQDGKRRRLKIGSYPMVSLADARRKAMELARDAELGVLQPQEASEKQACPTLGDKIPEFIRLYAKPNTKDWKGTQSILSKFDPIARKPLDEIKRTDVVRILDDIVASGTPTRANRALAAIKKLMNWCVDRGVIEISPVAHLRPPTREKSRDRVLSHAEMHTLWHAAISEGYPFKQFVQVLMLTGQRRGEVAGMRWSEVDLDEGIWTLPANRVKNGRLHVVPLSTQAIDILKSIPRFLNSDLVLTTTGKTPISGFGRLKERLALSLPDSTEDWRFHDFRRTVSTEMARLGVQPHVIDAVTNHKSGVVSGVAATYNRYTYLDEKCEALQQWANELERLVAKDALEKNAEKK
- a CDS encoding GNAT family N-acetyltransferase — its product is MINPEDQKYIIEPFDPDKHDRTAFSCGVEQVDNFFKKTANKLAKAGNLRVYVMTDNEGAVIGYYALNAHSIDYQDLPKKFARTRPSHGYIPAAFIAMIGVDQKYAGHGFGGDLLVNALTRVEQAADEIGIGVVLLDVLDDGMPESIERRLALYQRYGFQPLPSNPLRLFLLVATVRELIS
- a CDS encoding DUF1778 domain-containing protein; its protein translation is MRAFNDTTKSIDERASERMNFRTKPHIKQTIKRAAALSGVDDSVFTMSAAYESALSTIEAHERTVLEPVDHAAFFEALDNPPQATPDLKAAFARHKDRVVSK